The genomic stretch CTTCGATTATTAAAAAACCAATAATTTGAAACACACACTAGATGCATGCACGATCTTCTCATCAAGAGTGCATTATGAATCAAGCTCTACATTGCCTTAAAGATTTTACAAAGAAAGTTCTGAACAGATTAAATGGATGCTTCTAAAAGGAAATGTCAGAACAGCAGTGACCTTTAACAGAAAGGAGTACCAGTTTTTCATACCCACAATTTATGAGAAGATTTGTATTTAATATCTGATTTCGTTCCATTTCCTTGTGCCCAGACAGATAAAAGTTGCATGGTATATTTTTTATTCTGAAAGTACAGGTTCCATTTGAAAACTGTACAACTCTTTTGACATAACTGCATAACCAACATATTTATCTATGAAAACCTATGGGCAAAATATCAATCGGACCAGGGAGTACTAGAACTAAAAGGTTCAACCACAAGCGACCAATTCTAGCATATTTATCTATGAAGAGGAGCTTGAAAAGTAGGTCTAGGTAAATTAACTTCATTTAATTGAGCACCACTTGAAATAAATAAACTGGATAATATGTATCAATATAGACCCAGATTGCCAGAAACATCGGGCTTGGACAGGGTGCCACCATGAGAGTAAGCCATCTGGCTGCATGCTGACCCTTCTGAACATCCATTAACTTCCTGAAAATTATAGTGTATAAATAGTCCGGTGAAACATCAAAATGGCATGTCTCTTGGCACAGAATGTCCTATTGACTAATTAGCACTTGAAATAAAAGAAACTATTCCCTTTAAGCTCAAACATCTCTTAAGAGTACATACAAAATCATAACTCTAGCTTCTGATCAGATCAATTCACCTGACTCCTATATCATCCACCCCAGGTCAATAGGAAGGGAAGAAAAAAACAAGATTGGAATTACAAAGGGAATCTAAATCACAAGCTGAAAGCTAGGAATGGCAAACAGACTATAGAAAATTCTAAAGTACTATCATTAAAGAATAACTTAAGGTGGTTTGATATGAGAGATACTCCATCAAACTGCATGGAAATTTTGCATATGGTTACAAGTCTGTCTGTACCTAAATTGAGTGTTTGTCAGCACAAACTATATCAGACCCAAAAAGGAAAACACAAAAGGGTCAAGCTTAATCTTAGAATTGTACATCCAATAGAAATAGGGTAAAAAACTATAGAAAGTCAACCACAGAAGTTAAAAATGCAAAAGGAAGATAAAAATTTAGACTGTATGCTCTTAAACAAAATGAGTGCATCATATCACATCGATATGAACGCCATGGTGACTACAAAATAAGGTCATTTTTACGAGCATCTTCAATAAAATCAGCAGGACTATTATATGTCGTGGACCAGATATGTAATACAAAAAATGTAAGATAAGAGGTCataattaaaatcataatcttATTTGCTTTTATGCCCCTGCGGCACTTTCAAGAATTCATCACAGCCTTAACGAAATGTTTTCTGTCAAGGTAATGAACTTTTGATTATAATAGTGATCCTAATTTGACAAAAACTTCCTGAGACCAAACAAGTTTGGACTCAGAGTCATTAAGGTAtgagatcttttattctccttTGTTCAGATGGTAAAGCaaaacaaacttctcaacaataaAATATAAGGCTGCCAACAATAAATTCTCCTTTGTTTGAGAGCAAATGCACTGTAATAGCTTCCAATTTATATTCTAGCATCATTACAAACAGGAAACAAAACAAAAATCCTCTTCCATACCTGTGTTGGATGCTGACCTGGACCATCCCCAGCATTTATTACAGGAATAGTGGCTGTAGAAGCTGCCCGCTTAGCAGCTCCACCTTCAAAGTGTCTCAGAATAATTATATCTGAGTAACCTTCAACTGTCCTTATAGTATCTGTAATCATGCTTGCGGCTCATAAGTCTTGCTTACACAAGTCATAATAAAACAAAACTATCAGCTAGAGTAAAACCACACCTTCAAGAGTTTCTCCTTTTGCGGCGGAAGAAAATTCTCGTGCATTTTCCGTAGTCAAAACTTCTCCACCTAATCTTTTCATGGCAGACTCAAACGAAAGTCTAGTCCGAGTCGATGGTTCATAAAATAGAGTAGCCATGAGATATCCTTTCAGTATATTGCTCCCCGGTGAATTCTTCTCAATTTTTTCCATCTCAAAGGCTACCTCAAATATTCCATTCAGAATATCCGTATCAAATTGTTGAGATTCAATGACATCATCGAGTTGAAACTTGCCGGCACATGAAACAGGAAACTTTTTGGTATCAAGCGAATAGCGCTGACTGGCGCTGACATGTGGTGGATTAATGGAAGCAGGATGTGCTCGGAAAAAGAGTGGTTTTCTGACGGTGCTCATCGAAAGAGGGCAATTAAGTGTTCGATGGGAATTCACGCGAGCATTGCTCGAAATCCTTGCACATGGATTCCAACCATGGATGCCTTTCTGCATGACGGGAGCCGACAGAGTGGAGGAAGCCATTGCACCTGAAGAAGCAATCAATAACAAGGCAGAATCAGGAACCCTAGAAACCTCCGAGGACAACAAAGAACATACATTCATAGATCACTCAAAAACGGATGAACTCATTGGTGATTCGTTCCACCGAACAAGTTTATGGGGGCAACGAGGGGGTTTGGCAGCGGCATGAGCGCAGAATCACATAAACGATGCGACAGAAAGCGACGACAGTGGAACAGATCACTTCGGAATGCAGATAACCCGTTTGTCCAAACGGTTGTGCCTCCTATCAATCTACAGATAGTGCAAAAGGGAAGGTCTTTATAACATGTTACCAGAACAAACGAGAGGTGCCAGTGGGGCAGCAGCCGCGGCAGCGGGTGCAGCGGCGGTTGCGGTAAGAAGCTGAGGGAGAGCGGGCGGCAGAACGGCCGGAGGGATCAGCGGCGCGCTAGGGATAGCAGAGTGGTGTGATTGGGGAGGAGGGTTTAGGGAGGGCGGAAGGCGGGGATGGCTACTGGTGATTGGTTGCGGTTAGGGAAACCAGAAGAGCCGTCGATTCTCCCTGAATATACGTACGTAGACACATACGGACGTATACATAGTGGTCCTTCCGTGCTATCCCTGCATACAACAAGCCCATAACGTTAGCCTGAGCTGATTGGCCCATCTGGTCTGGGCCCCACCGCACTGACTGACCCGGAAgccttaattaattagtatttatttATAAGGCTAAATATAGAAAGAATTAATAGAAGCATAAGATCAAAGAATATATTCAACACTAAATATTTCCAATTAGATTAGTAATTCGAACAAAGAAATATAAAGAATAATTAAAAAAAGTTATAAGGTATTTATAGAATAAATACTCTACATCTTCTTAAATCAATGATTATAAATCaattatgattttatattttaagtgagttaatataattaaattatacTTACCATTCAATCAGAAAAATTATACGATATCCAAAATTACTAAATTGTTCTCAGAAAAACTGTGTGTTCATCCAACCTACTTCACTTGGCTTTTGTTTGGCTATTATGACCCAATGTATGTGAAGTTATTACTTCTATCGTCAAAGTCATAAAGTTTGCATGTTATTTCtcacttaaaaaataatttttttttgttatattactaaagtttaattataaaataagggGTCaactatattaaaatttttaataaatattattattctatAGTTCTCCACGTATACATCGTAACACTTCCGATTAGTCGTACGTTGAAAAAggataatattaaaattgataTGTAATTATCTAAGTATACTATTATtgattataatttaattattttgatcgatgatttagataaaatgaAATTGATAGACTAGTTAAACCATCGTACCCGAATCACGATATTATTTGTTCGTGACACGGATTATGTCTCACATCATCATAGTTTGATATGAGCTATTACTATTAATTTtagtttaagtattttgattGATAATCTAGGTTAAATAAAGttataataacatatatataatataatatatataattatcactTTATACAAAGTAAAAAAatgaaggaaaaataaaaagtaaataaaCATATGATGGTCGGAAGCTATGCAAAGACATCTTATTGCTCCACATTTTATAGaactattttattatatatatatatttattatttttatatcatatCACTGAACAATATGGTTTTAACATACAAAGTAAAATAATACATTTGGGGAGATAACCCcatacaagagagagagagagaacaaagctCAATAATTCGGATGCTTTAACATAATTTTAGTGGCATCATTGAAGGATTGGCTTATTCCTAACCATGCATCCTGGCCAAGTATCAAGTActttgttaaaagaaaaaaaagtggtcgaaaagaagaaaaaagaaagaaaataatagaCATAGACATGAGTATGTAAGTATCAACAGTGTATAATTTCCTTTTTAGTTTTACATGTCTATCTTTGAAACAATATATACAAATGGCAACCTCATCTTCAATAAATTCAATGTAATAAGTATTAACCATGGTTACTAACTAGTTtaacatataatataattaatcattTAGATCTTTATTTGAATCCGAATGTATCAATTATGCCTGAGGAGAGATCCACCCTTACGATCATagagttacaatatttttagcATATCCATAAAAATCCTATAATcctacaaaaatattataactaagatTTAAAACTCATCCATTGTGAGATTTCTAAAAAGTATTTTTATTGATTTGATAATAAGAACATGTAAAAACTTGATTTTTATGCTAATTAcagtattttataatatttttatcacttaTATAAAACACACAAAAAGTCTATACCAAAATACTcgaaaaaaaaatgattaatgTATAATATAAACTAATTTATCTTCGATATTacaaatttgtatatttattattttaaaaataaaaatatttaaatatttaatttttagttgtattatt from Musa acuminata AAA Group cultivar baxijiao chromosome BXJ1-3, Cavendish_Baxijiao_AAA, whole genome shotgun sequence encodes the following:
- the LOC135633198 gene encoding aspartate carbamoyltransferase, chloroplastic-like, translating into MASSTLSAPVMQKGIHGWNPCARISSNARVNSHRTLNCPLSMSTVRKPLFFRAHPASINPPHVSASQRYSLDTKKFPVSCAGKFQLDDVIESQQFDTDILNGIFEVAFEMEKIEKNSPGSNILKGYLMATLFYEPSTRTRLSFESAMKRLGGEVLTTENAREFSSAAKGETLEDTIRTVEGYSDIIILRHFEGGAAKRAASTATIPVINAGDGPGQHPTQALLDVYTIKREIGRLDGISLGLVGDLANGRTVRSLAYLIAKYKKVKIYFVAPDVVKMKDDIKDYLTSMGVEWEESSDLLEVASKCDVVYQTRIQKERFGERIDLYEAARGKYIVDKKVLDVLPKHAVIMHPLPRLDEITVDVDGDPRAAYFRQAKNGLYIRMALLKLLLLGW